A genome region from Bacteroides stercoris ATCC 43183 includes the following:
- a CDS encoding sigma-54-dependent transcriptional regulator, translating to MNKTKIIVVEDNIVYCEYVCNMLSREGYRNMKAYHLSTAKKHLQQATDNDIVVADLRLPDGSGIDLLCWMRKEGKMQPFIIMTDYAEVNTAVESMKLGSIDYIPKQLVEDKLVPLIRSILKERQAGQRRMPIFAREGSAFQKIMHRIRLVAATDMSVMIFGENGTGKEHIAHLLHDKSKRAGKPFVAVDCGSLSKELAPSAFFGHVKGAFTGADNAKKGYFHEAEGGTLFLDEVGNLALETQQMLLRAIQERRYRPVGDKADRNFNVRIIAATNEDLEVSVNEKRFRQDLLYRLHDFGITVPPLRDCQEDIMPLAEFFRDMANRELECSVSGFSSEARKALLTHAWPGNVRELRQKVMGAVLQAQEGVVMKEHLELAVTKPTSTVSFALRNDAEDKERILRALKQANGNRSVAAELLGIGRTTLYSKLEEYGLKYKFKQS from the coding sequence ATGAATAAGACAAAAATAATTGTGGTGGAAGACAACATCGTGTATTGCGAATATGTCTGCAATATGCTGTCACGGGAGGGCTACCGCAATATGAAGGCTTACCACCTCTCAACCGCGAAGAAACATCTGCAACAGGCAACAGATAATGATATCGTGGTTGCCGACCTGCGTCTGCCTGACGGCAGTGGCATAGACCTTTTGTGCTGGATGCGAAAGGAGGGAAAGATGCAGCCCTTCATCATTATGACCGACTACGCCGAAGTTAATACCGCCGTGGAAAGCATGAAACTCGGCTCGATAGACTATATTCCCAAACAGCTTGTGGAGGATAAACTTGTCCCCCTGATCCGTTCCATACTGAAAGAACGTCAGGCAGGACAACGCCGTATGCCTATATTCGCCCGTGAAGGTTCCGCCTTTCAGAAAATCATGCACCGCATAAGGCTGGTAGCCGCCACCGATATGAGCGTGATGATATTTGGTGAGAACGGCACGGGCAAGGAGCATATTGCCCACCTGTTGCATGACAAGAGCAAACGTGCAGGCAAGCCATTTGTGGCGGTGGACTGCGGTTCACTCTCCAAAGAGCTTGCACCGTCGGCTTTCTTCGGACACGTCAAAGGTGCATTTACAGGTGCGGACAATGCCAAGAAAGGATATTTCCATGAGGCGGAAGGCGGCACGTTGTTTCTGGACGAGGTAGGAAACCTCGCGTTGGAAACCCAACAGATGTTGCTCCGTGCCATACAGGAGAGGCGGTATCGCCCGGTCGGAGACAAGGCAGACCGGAATTTCAATGTCCGCATCATCGCTGCTACCAATGAAGATTTGGAGGTATCGGTGAATGAAAAGCGTTTTCGGCAGGATCTTCTGTACCGCCTGCACGACTTCGGGATAACCGTTCCTCCGTTGCGTGACTGTCAAGAAGACATTATGCCGCTGGCAGAGTTCTTCCGTGATATGGCAAACAGAGAGCTGGAGTGTAGCGTGAGCGGGTTCAGTTCCGAAGCACGTAAAGCGTTGCTGACACACGCATGGCCGGGCAACGTGCGGGAACTTCGGCAGAAAGTTATGGGTGCTGTATTGCAGGCGCAGGAAGGTGTTGTCATGAAAGAGCATCTGGAACTTGCCGTGACGAAACCGACCTCTACTGTCAGCTTCGCCTTGCGCAATGACGCGGAGGATAAGGAGCGGATATTGCGTGCGTTGAAACAGGCAAACGGCAACCGGAGTGTCGCCGCAGAACTGCTCGGCATAGGCAGGACAACACTATACAGCAAACTTGAAGAGTATGGACTTAAATATAAATTCAAGCAATCATAG
- a CDS encoding dihydrofolate reductase family protein: MGKVQILAVLTMDGCLSSELYDKAHQDLCLDRCGLDEIRKKAFYRVTPDYSISMLHEWRKDCTNIRYLAEATPDTADYINGLLRMHAVDEIILYTVPFISGSGRHFFKSALPEQHWTLSSLKSYPNGVCRIIYILDKKAR, translated from the coding sequence ATGGGTAAAGTTCAGATTCTCGCCGTACTGACGATGGACGGATGTCTTTCTTCAGAGTTATATGATAAAGCACATCAGGATTTGTGCCTTGACCGTTGCGGTCTTGATGAAATCAGGAAGAAAGCCTTTTACCGTGTGACACCGGACTATTCCATTTCAATGCTGCACGAATGGAGAAAAGACTGCACAAACATCCGTTACCTCGCGGAAGCCACACCGGACACGGCAGACTATATAAACGGACTGCTGCGGATGCACGCTGTGGATGAAATCATACTATACACCGTTCCTTTCATATCCGGAAGCGGACGACATTTTTTTAAGTCGGCTCTGCCAGAGCAACACTGGACGCTTTCCTCTTTGAAAAGCTATCCCAACGGTGTATGTCGCATTATCTATATCCTTGATAAAAAAGCAAGATAG
- a CDS encoding RteC domain-containing protein: MNYFLLAETDFFRLINEAGDCNMETAYTAFATQVIELCNGGMDMNLTVIALAYIEIELQHHPVRNLSEEKREIAAYVSKALSFVRKMQKFLATPQVPPLISANNATETTASLLQWTGNAIDLVELIYGIDVMGCINNGNMPLKQLAPLLYKIFGVDSKDCYRFYTDIKRRKNESRTYFIDRMQEKLNERMLRDEELERMRK; encoded by the coding sequence ATGAATTATTTCTTGCTGGCGGAAACCGACTTTTTCCGCCTGATAAACGAAGCCGGCGACTGCAATATGGAAACGGCATACACGGCTTTCGCCACCCAAGTGATCGAACTGTGCAACGGCGGCATGGACATGAACCTTACCGTCATCGCGCTTGCCTACATCGAAATCGAGTTGCAGCACCATCCCGTACGTAATCTGTCAGAAGAAAAAAGAGAGATTGCCGCCTACGTCAGCAAGGCTCTGTCTTTCGTAAGAAAGATGCAGAAATTCCTTGCCACGCCCCAAGTGCCACCACTAATATCCGCCAACAACGCAACAGAAACCACCGCCAGCCTTCTTCAATGGACGGGCAATGCCATCGACCTCGTGGAACTTATCTACGGCATAGACGTGATGGGCTGCATCAACAACGGCAATATGCCGCTCAAACAGCTCGCCCCACTTCTCTATAAGATATTCGGGGTTGATTCTAAAGACTGCTACCGCTTCTACACTGATATCAAACGCCGGAAGAACGAAAGCCGCACCTATTTCATTGACAGGATGCAGGAAAAACTGAACGAGAGAATGTTGCGTGATGAGGAGTTGGAGCGGATGAGAAAATAA
- a CDS encoding ATP-binding protein, with protein METVNRILQEKITARIAPNKAVLIFGARRVGKTVMMRKIVDNYSGRTMMLNGEDYDTLALLENRSIANYRHLLDGIDLLAIDEAQNIPQIGSILKLIVDEIPGISVLASGSSSFDLLNKTGEPLVGRSTQFLLTPFSQREIAQTETALETRQNLEARLIYGSYPEVVMMENYERKTDYLRDIVGAYLLKDILAIDGLKNSSKMRDLLRLIAFQLGSEVSYEELGKQLGMSKTTVEKYLDLLEKVFVIYRLGAYSRNLRKEVTKAGKWYFYDNGIRNAIIGAFSPLAIRQDVGALWENYIIGERRKANFNEGLHREFYFWRTYDKQEIDLIEESADSLTALEFKWGNKMPAAPKAFQEAYPYAEFHVVNRENYLEFV; from the coding sequence ATGGAAACAGTAAATAGAATACTTCAAGAGAAGATTACAGCACGAATCGCGCCCAATAAAGCAGTACTGATTTTTGGTGCTCGCCGTGTTGGTAAAACGGTAATGATGCGTAAAATTGTGGACAACTATTCAGGTAGGACGATGATGCTCAACGGCGAAGACTACGACACATTAGCACTATTGGAGAATCGCTCAATAGCCAATTATCGGCATTTATTGGATGGTATTGATTTGCTGGCTATTGATGAGGCACAGAACATACCACAAATCGGTAGTATTCTGAAGTTGATAGTTGATGAAATACCGGGAATAAGTGTCTTGGCAAGTGGTTCTTCGTCATTCGATTTGCTGAATAAGACTGGTGAACCGTTGGTCGGCCGCAGTACGCAATTTCTCCTTACACCATTCTCGCAACGGGAAATCGCACAGACGGAAACGGCACTTGAAACCCGCCAGAACCTCGAAGCGCGCTTGATTTACGGTTCCTATCCCGAAGTAGTAATGATGGAGAACTATGAACGTAAAACAGACTACCTACGTGATATTGTCGGTGCATACCTGCTTAAAGATATCTTAGCAATTGACGGCTTAAAAAATTCGAGCAAGATGCGCGATCTACTGCGATTGATAGCTTTTCAGTTGGGCAGCGAAGTTTCTTACGAAGAGTTAGGTAAACAACTCGGCATGAGCAAGACGACCGTTGAAAAATACCTCGACCTATTGGAAAAGGTCTTCGTTATCTATCGTCTGGGGGCTTATTCGCGTAACCTACGCAAGGAGGTTACAAAAGCTGGCAAGTGGTACTTCTACGACAACGGCATTCGCAATGCCATTATCGGGGCTTTCTCACCGCTGGCCATTCGGCAGGATGTCGGTGCGCTGTGGGAGAACTACATCATCGGAGAGCGGCGCAAAGCGAACTTCAATGAGGGACTGCACAGGGAGTTCTATTTCTGGCGCACCTACGACAAACAGGAAATCGACCTGATTGAGGAGAGTGCCGACAGTCTTACCGCCTTGGAGTTCAAGTGGGGAAATAAAATGCCGGCCGCACCGAAAGCCTTCCAAGAAGCCTATCCCTATGCCGAGTTTCATGTGGTAAATCGGGAGAATTATTTGGAGTTCGTATAA
- a CDS encoding ATP-binding protein has translation MERSGNFYKAIRLGYILISILIGCMAYNSLYEWQEIEALELGNKKIDELRKEINNINIQMIKFSLLGETILEWNDKDIEHYHARRMAMDSMLCRFKATYPAERIDSVRSLLEDKERQMFQIVRLMDEQQSINKKIANQIPVIVQKSVQEQSKKPKRKGFLGIFGKKKEVTPAVSTTILHSVNRNVISEQKVQDRQLSEQADSLAARNAELNRQLQELICQIEEKVQTELQSRENEIVAMREKSFMQVGGLMGFVLLLLLISYIIIHRDAKSIKQYKHKTTDLIRQLEQSVQRNEALITSRKKAVHTITHELRTPLTAITGYAGLIRKEQCEDKSGQYIQNILQSSDRMRDMLNTLLDFFRLDNGKEQPRLSPCRISAITHTLETEFMPVAVNKGLSLSVKTGHDAIVLTDKERIIQIGNNLLSNAVKFTEEGGVSLITEYDNGVLTLVVEDTGTGMTEEEQKQAFGAFERLSNAAAKEGFGLGLAIMRNIVSMLGGTIRLDSKKGKGSRFTVEISMQEAEEQLGYTSNTPVYHNNKFHDVVAIDNDEVLLLMLKEMYSQEGIHCDTCTDAAALMEMIRQKEYSLLLTDLNMPDINGFELLELLRSSNVGNSPTIPVVVATASGSCNKGELLAKGFAGCLFKPFSISELMEVSDRCAIKATPDGKPDFSALLSYGNEAVMLEKLITETEKEMQAVRDAAKEKDLQKLDSLIHHLRSSWEVLRADQPLNVLYGLLRGDALPDGEALSHAVTAVLDKGVEIIRLAEEERRKYEDE, from the coding sequence ATGGAGCGGTCAGGAAATTTCTATAAGGCAATACGGTTGGGATATATACTTATCTCCATTCTTATCGGATGTATGGCATATAATAGCCTCTATGAATGGCAGGAGATAGAAGCATTAGAACTTGGCAATAAAAAAATAGACGAGCTCCGAAAAGAAATAAACAATATCAATATTCAAATGATAAAATTTTCTCTATTGGGTGAAACAATACTGGAATGGAACGATAAAGATATCGAGCATTACCATGCACGGCGTATGGCAATGGACAGTATGCTCTGCCGTTTCAAGGCCACCTATCCAGCAGAGCGCATCGATAGTGTGCGCAGTCTTTTAGAGGATAAGGAACGACAGATGTTCCAGATAGTCCGGTTAATGGATGAACAACAATCTATTAACAAGAAGATAGCCAATCAAATTCCGGTTATTGTACAGAAAAGTGTGCAGGAACAGTCCAAAAAGCCAAAACGAAAAGGTTTCTTAGGCATATTCGGCAAAAAAAAGGAAGTAACTCCAGCAGTATCAACCACTATCCTTCATTCGGTCAATAGAAACGTAATCAGCGAACAGAAAGTGCAGGATCGCCAATTGTCGGAACAAGCCGACAGCCTTGCAGCTCGTAATGCAGAACTTAACAGACAACTGCAAGAATTGATTTGCCAAATAGAAGAAAAGGTACAAACCGAACTGCAAAGCCGGGAAAACGAAATAGTTGCCATGCGTGAAAAGTCATTTATGCAAGTAGGCGGTTTAATGGGATTCGTTCTTCTATTGTTGTTAATTTCCTACATCATCATACATCGTGATGCAAAAAGCATTAAACAATACAAGCACAAGACAACTGATTTGATAAGGCAACTGGAACAATCCGTACAACGGAACGAGGCACTGATAACGTCAAGGAAGAAGGCGGTACATACTATCACCCATGAACTGCGCACACCGCTGACAGCAATAACAGGCTATGCCGGACTGATACGGAAAGAACAGTGTGAGGATAAGTCCGGGCAGTATATCCAAAACATACTGCAATCCTCCGACCGTATGCGGGATATGCTTAACACTTTGCTTGACTTCTTCCGCCTGGACAACGGCAAGGAACAGCCCCGTCTGTCACCCTGCCGGATTTCAGCAATCACGCACACACTTGAAACGGAGTTCATGCCTGTTGCCGTGAACAAAGGGCTGTCCTTGTCCGTGAAGACTGGACACGATGCCATTGTATTGACCGACAAAGAGCGAATAATACAAATCGGGAATAACCTGCTGTCAAACGCTGTCAAGTTCACAGAAGAAGGCGGTGTTTCTTTGATTACTGAATATGATAATGGAGTTCTGACACTGGTCGTTGAAGATACAGGTACAGGCATGACAGAAGAGGAACAGAAACAAGCGTTCGGTGCGTTTGAACGTCTATCAAATGCCGCCGCAAAGGAGGGTTTCGGGCTTGGGCTTGCCATAATGCGTAATATTGTGTCGATGCTTGGCGGAACAATCCGTTTAGACAGCAAGAAAGGGAAAGGCAGTCGTTTCACAGTTGAAATTTCTATGCAGGAAGCTGAAGAACAGCTTGGATATACAAGCAATACACCTGTTTATCATAACAATAAATTCCATGATGTTGTCGCCATTGACAATGATGAGGTATTACTTCTGATGCTGAAAGAGATGTATTCCCAAGAAGGAATACACTGCGACACTTGCACCGATGCTGCGGCACTGATGGAAATGATACGCCAGAAAGAATACAGCCTGTTGCTGACAGACTTGAATATGCCCGATATAAACGGTTTCGAATTGCTGGAACTGTTGCGTTCGTCCAACGTGGGCAATTCACCAACAATCCCGGTGGTTGTGGCAACCGCTTCGGGCAGTTGTAACAAAGGGGAACTATTGGCAAAAGGCTTTGCCGGATGCCTGTTCAAACCGTTCTCCATATCGGAACTGATGGAGGTTTCCGACAGGTGTGCCATAAAAGCGACACCGGACGGGAAACCGGACTTTTCCGCCTTATTGTCCTATGGCAATGAAGCCGTCATGCTGGAAAAGTTGATAACTGAAACAGAAAAGGAAATGCAGGCGGTACGGGATGCAGCAAAAGAAAAAGACCTGCAAAAGCTGGATTCCCTGATCCACCACCTGCGCAGTTCGTGGGAGGTGCTCCGTGCCGACCAACCGCTGAATGTACTTTACGGATTGCTTCGTGGCGATGCTCTCCCGGATGGTGAAGCGTTAAGCCATGCCGTGACTGCCGTGCTGGATAAGGGAGTGGAAATAATACGGTTGGCAGAAGAGGAAAGGAGAAAATACGAAGATGAATAA
- a CDS encoding P-loop NTPase fold protein encodes METKLQSKQQYPRFIQNKPCGIDKFDGGSQERLAKTIARHFCQNDSLDEECTLPRIIGIEGIWGSRKSNVVKMLERELSDDYYFFEYDAWGHQEDLQRRSILELLTSKLIDDGILSGNATIKVKGGGTKTVSWSEKLKYLLARKTETVTEKYPLISNGMVAAFLVAVLTPIFTFIAYAVKPTPTTWWFSLLSIIIAALPVLIALCVWKWAYSKDHKYGWSYMLAIYQDKVEKDVCYETLSEDEPTVYEFKTWMQDISDFIKEKGQRKLVLVFDNMDRLPAEKVKELWSSIHTFFADSGFENVWAVIPFDETHLACAFGDETDEQTKQLTKYFINKTFPIVYRVAPPVITDYRSIFNKLFVEAFGETENEAKETINRIFRLVNPNANVREIISYINEMVALKQEWCNEILMINIALFCLKKTDILANPVEQILSGDYLNGIQTIINNDLQTQREIAALVYGVDVEDARQIPLKKYIEGCINGEEDHDINQYAETNKQFDTVLEEVIQCMDNALIDKIIHCLHKLTRKSDVILRVWQRIAQLKLKESIEKQVFPVEYQELLLHLDTESQNHVIAQLYKKIVRFNDFNGGDYFKTLDAIDRFIAQNKLACDFTSLIEAKTVKPNTFIDYIQAANATDAAYRDNATTKAYKYYQVATNSEALDNYLANLLPDNFDHADIVKTLKDNSTYTFPTLLQAITNCIDEQNVNKDNIGAIFTTYRLLASDEERPLPVTLDSTYINQLHSELETDGRNIKESGYYDLVAMQLAHGHSVSLIEGGDIKYVAELMDYYVDHGDLLVNSVGWNIPLLNETLQYMVNHKLGYKLLLSDILPQFEDIKNRIGVTDEVFIEHLAEWNTDLDKYITKNNIKDVIPDASFYDLTTKISNVLTDHINKIAFEALSEISVDTLYAQRTAHTSYYWFVAIKHLLAKIKSLPDNLTEFGKKILMDIASGTQSLNPFPNCFKNIVERLDKRKIKSTVTDIRNDFCIGKKTINAIKFQFFETWLRSHGNLKSQAGDVIDKIVKPVISDGACRSLILQNKDFYMDLINTAGDDAYELKKSLRNLIQKDSDPQLVKFVNSIDSVPEVETA; translated from the coding sequence ATGGAAACAAAACTACAATCCAAACAGCAATATCCGCGGTTTATCCAAAATAAACCGTGTGGTATTGACAAATTCGATGGAGGTTCGCAAGAAAGGTTGGCAAAAACTATTGCTCGCCATTTTTGTCAGAATGATTCATTGGATGAGGAATGTACTTTACCTCGAATTATCGGCATCGAAGGTATTTGGGGATCTAGAAAATCCAACGTGGTTAAAATGTTGGAACGTGAATTATCAGACGACTATTACTTTTTTGAGTATGACGCATGGGGACATCAAGAGGACTTGCAACGCCGCTCTATATTGGAATTGCTTACAAGCAAACTTATTGATGATGGTATCCTATCTGGAAATGCAACAATAAAAGTCAAAGGTGGAGGTACGAAAACCGTATCATGGTCTGAAAAGCTGAAATATTTATTAGCCCGTAAAACGGAGACCGTAACCGAAAAATATCCCCTTATCAGTAATGGTATGGTTGCGGCATTTTTGGTTGCAGTTTTAACTCCGATATTTACATTTATTGCGTATGCAGTAAAACCTACACCCACAACATGGTGGTTTTCTTTATTGTCTATTATCATAGCTGCACTGCCAGTTCTTATTGCATTGTGCGTTTGGAAATGGGCATATAGCAAAGATCATAAATATGGATGGAGTTATATGTTAGCTATTTATCAAGATAAAGTCGAAAAGGACGTTTGCTATGAGACTTTGAGCGAAGACGAACCAACGGTTTACGAGTTCAAAACATGGATGCAAGACATTTCTGATTTTATCAAGGAAAAAGGACAACGTAAATTAGTCCTTGTTTTTGACAACATGGATCGTCTCCCCGCTGAAAAAGTAAAAGAATTATGGTCTTCTATCCATACGTTCTTCGCCGATAGCGGTTTTGAAAATGTTTGGGCTGTTATTCCTTTCGATGAAACACATTTAGCTTGTGCATTCGGAGATGAGACCGACGAACAAACGAAACAACTGACCAAGTATTTTATCAATAAAACTTTCCCTATTGTTTATCGTGTTGCTCCTCCTGTTATTACCGACTATCGAAGTATATTCAACAAACTGTTTGTTGAAGCATTTGGAGAAACAGAAAATGAAGCGAAAGAAACTATAAATCGGATATTCAGATTGGTAAATCCTAATGCCAATGTTAGGGAAATTATATCATATATCAATGAGATGGTCGCTCTTAAACAAGAGTGGTGTAACGAAATTTTGATGATAAACATAGCATTGTTCTGTTTGAAGAAGACGGATATTCTGGCAAATCCAGTAGAACAAATATTGTCCGGCGACTATCTGAATGGCATTCAAACAATAATTAACAATGATCTGCAAACACAACGCGAAATTGCAGCTTTGGTATATGGTGTCGATGTTGAAGATGCTCGACAAATTCCATTGAAAAAATATATTGAAGGCTGCATCAACGGAGAAGAAGACCACGACATAAATCAATATGCAGAGACTAATAAACAATTTGACACTGTATTAGAAGAAGTTATACAATGTATGGACAATGCGCTTATCGATAAGATTATACATTGTTTGCATAAATTAACTCGAAAGAGCGATGTTATTCTGCGTGTATGGCAAAGAATAGCACAATTGAAATTAAAAGAATCCATAGAGAAGCAGGTGTTCCCTGTCGAATACCAAGAACTGCTGTTGCATTTAGACACGGAAAGCCAAAACCATGTGATTGCTCAATTATATAAGAAGATAGTTCGGTTCAATGACTTCAATGGCGGCGACTATTTCAAAACGTTAGATGCAATAGACAGGTTTATTGCGCAAAATAAGTTGGCGTGCGATTTTACGTCATTGATTGAAGCAAAAACAGTCAAGCCAAATACATTTATCGATTATATTCAAGCTGCAAATGCAACAGATGCTGCCTATCGGGATAACGCGACAACTAAAGCATATAAATATTATCAAGTAGCAACAAATTCGGAGGCGCTCGATAATTATTTGGCAAACTTACTACCCGATAATTTCGACCATGCAGATATTGTAAAAACGTTAAAAGATAATTCTACCTATACGTTTCCAACGCTTTTGCAAGCGATCACGAATTGCATTGATGAACAGAATGTAAATAAAGATAATATAGGGGCTATATTTACAACCTATCGTTTATTGGCATCTGACGAAGAAAGACCTTTACCTGTAACGTTAGATTCAACCTACATAAATCAGTTGCATTCTGAATTAGAAACTGATGGCCGAAACATTAAAGAGTCTGGATATTACGATTTAGTCGCCATGCAATTGGCACATGGTCATTCCGTTTCCTTAATAGAGGGTGGAGATATAAAATATGTTGCAGAACTCATGGACTATTATGTGGATCATGGAGACTTATTAGTAAATAGTGTGGGATGGAATATACCGCTATTAAATGAAACACTACAATACATGGTAAATCATAAACTTGGCTATAAATTATTGCTCTCAGACATATTGCCCCAATTTGAAGATATTAAGAACAGAATAGGTGTAACGGATGAGGTATTTATCGAGCATTTAGCAGAGTGGAATACCGATTTGGATAAGTATATCACTAAGAACAATATTAAAGATGTAATTCCTGACGCATCTTTTTACGATTTGACCACTAAAATAAGCAATGTCCTGACCGATCATATCAATAAAATAGCGTTCGAAGCGTTGTCTGAAATAAGTGTTGATACATTATACGCCCAAAGAACAGCACATACATCATATTATTGGTTTGTCGCAATAAAACATTTACTGGCTAAAATCAAATCCTTGCCAGATAACTTGACTGAATTTGGCAAAAAGATTCTGATGGATATTGCTTCTGGAACTCAAAGTTTGAATCCTTTCCCTAATTGTTTCAAGAATATAGTTGAAAGATTGGATAAACGAAAAATTAAATCGACAGTTACCGATATAAGAAATGATTTCTGCATCGGTAAAAAGACTATCAATGCAATAAAGTTTCAATTTTTCGAAACATGGCTTAGATCGCATGGTAATTTGAAAAGTCAAGCTGGAGACGTTATTGATAAAATAGTGAAACCTGTAATTTCCGATGGGGCATGCCGTTCATTGATTCTGCAAAACAAAGATTTTTATATGGATTTAATAAATACAGCAGGGGATGATGCTTATGAATTGAAAAAGAGTCTCCGAAACCTCATACAAAAAGATTCAGATCCGCAATTGGTTAAATTTGTCAATTCGATAGATTCAGTACCTGAGGTTGAAACCGCGTAA